A region of Aliivibrio fischeri DNA encodes the following proteins:
- the pflB gene encoding formate C-acetyltransferase gives MAEQFAKAWTGFADGEWQNEVNVRDFIQKNYAPYEGDEEFLVSEGTEATNKLWAKVMEGIKQENATHAPVDFDTDVISTITAHDAGYIEKDLETIVGLQTDAPLKRAIIPNGGIRMVEGSCKAYDRELDPSISKIYSEYRKTHNAGVFDIYTPDILKCRKSGVLTGLPDAYGRGRIIGDYRRVALYGIDFLIKDKLAQFTSLQERFENGEDLTATMQLREEIAEQHRALGQIKQMAAKYGYDISGPATTAQEAVQWTYFGYLAAVKSQNGAAMSLGRTSTFLDIYIQRDLDAGLITEEQAQEMIDHFVMKLRMVRFLRTPEYDELFSGDPIWATESMGGMGLDGRTLVTRTNFRFLNSLYTMGPSPEPNITVLWSEQLPDGFKRFCAKVSIDTSSIQYENDDLMRPDLQSDDYAIACCVSPMVVGKQMQFFGARANLAKTMLYAINGGVDEKLKMQVGPKEAPMADEVLDYAKVMDRLDHFMDWLAKQYVTALNSIHYMHDKYSYEASLMALHDRDVRRTMACGIAGLSVAADSLSAIKYATVKPVRDEDGIAIDFEIEGDYPKFGNNDPRVDDIACELVSTFMGKIRKLKMYRNAIPTQSILTITSNVVYGKKTGNTPDGRQAGAPFAPGANPMHGRDEKGAVASLTSVGKLPFADAQDGISYTFSIVPNALGKDDDNRRSNLAGLMDGYFHHEANIEGGQHLNVNVLNRETLEDAVKHPENYPQLTIRVSGYAVRFNSLTTEQQKDVIARTFTESL, from the coding sequence ATGGCAGAGCAATTTGCTAAAGCTTGGACAGGTTTTGCAGACGGTGAGTGGCAAAACGAAGTTAACGTTCGCGATTTCATCCAAAAGAACTATGCACCATATGAAGGTGATGAAGAATTCCTAGTTTCTGAAGGTACTGAAGCAACTAACAAGCTTTGGGCTAAAGTAATGGAAGGCATCAAACAGGAAAACGCAACTCACGCACCTGTTGATTTTGATACTGACGTTATCTCTACCATCACTGCTCACGATGCTGGTTACATCGAAAAAGATCTTGAAACTATCGTAGGTCTACAAACTGATGCTCCTCTAAAACGTGCTATCATCCCTAACGGTGGTATCCGTATGGTTGAAGGTTCATGTAAAGCATACGATCGTGAACTAGATCCTTCAATTTCTAAAATCTACTCTGAATACCGTAAAACACACAATGCTGGTGTTTTCGATATCTACACTCCAGACATCCTAAAATGTCGTAAATCAGGTGTTCTAACTGGTCTTCCAGATGCTTACGGCCGTGGTCGTATCATCGGTGATTACCGTCGTGTAGCACTTTACGGTATTGATTTCCTAATCAAAGACAAACTAGCTCAATTCACGTCTCTACAAGAGCGTTTTGAAAACGGTGAAGATCTAACTGCAACTATGCAACTTCGTGAAGAGATTGCTGAGCAACACCGTGCACTAGGTCAAATCAAGCAAATGGCTGCGAAATACGGTTACGATATTTCTGGTCCTGCTACTACTGCTCAAGAAGCGGTTCAATGGACTTACTTCGGCTACCTAGCTGCTGTTAAATCTCAAAACGGTGCTGCAATGTCTCTAGGTCGTACTTCGACTTTCCTAGACATCTACATCCAACGTGATCTTGATGCTGGTCTTATTACTGAAGAACAAGCTCAAGAAATGATCGACCACTTCGTAATGAAGCTACGTATGGTTCGTTTCCTACGTACTCCTGAATACGATGAGCTATTCTCTGGTGACCCAATCTGGGCAACAGAATCTATGGGTGGTATGGGTCTTGACGGTCGTACACTAGTTACACGTACTAACTTCCGTTTCCTAAACAGCCTATACACTATGGGTCCTTCTCCAGAGCCAAACATCACTGTTCTTTGGTCTGAGCAACTACCTGATGGCTTCAAACGTTTCTGTGCGAAAGTATCTATCGATACTTCTTCTATCCAGTACGAAAATGATGACCTAATGCGTCCTGACCTACAATCTGATGACTACGCAATCGCTTGTTGTGTATCTCCAATGGTTGTTGGTAAGCAAATGCAATTCTTTGGTGCTCGTGCTAACCTTGCTAAAACTATGCTTTACGCAATCAACGGTGGTGTTGATGAGAAGCTGAAAATGCAAGTTGGTCCTAAAGAAGCGCCAATGGCTGACGAAGTTCTTGATTACGCTAAAGTAATGGATCGTCTAGATCACTTCATGGATTGGTTAGCTAAACAATACGTGACTGCTCTAAATAGCATCCACTACATGCACGATAAATACAGCTACGAAGCGTCTCTAATGGCTCTTCACGATCGTGACGTTCGTCGTACAATGGCTTGTGGTATCGCTGGTCTTTCTGTTGCAGCTGACTCACTATCTGCAATCAAATACGCTACAGTTAAACCTGTACGTGACGAAGACGGCATCGCGATCGATTTCGAAATCGAAGGTGATTACCCTAAATTTGGTAACAACGACCCACGCGTTGATGATATCGCATGTGAACTAGTTTCTACGTTTATGGGCAAAATCCGTAAACTGAAAATGTACCGTAACGCTATCCCAACTCAATCTATCCTTACTATTACATCTAACGTTGTATACGGTAAGAAAACTGGTAATACACCAGATGGTCGTCAAGCAGGTGCTCCTTTTGCTCCTGGTGCTAACCCAATGCACGGCCGTGATGAGAAAGGTGCTGTAGCATCTCTAACTTCAGTAGGTAAACTACCGTTTGCTGATGCACAAGATGGTATCTCTTACACATTCTCTATCGTACCTAACGCTCTAGGTAAAGACGATGACAACCGTCGTTCTAACCTTGCTGGCCTAATGGATGGTTACTTCCACCACGAAGCAAACATCGAAGGCGGTCAACACTTGAACGTTAACGTTCTTAACCGTGAAACTCTAGAAGACGCAGTTAAGCACCCAGAGAACTACCCACAACTAACTATCCGTGTATCGGGTTACGCTGTGCGTTTTAACTCTCTAACTACTGAACAACAAAAAGACGTAATCGCACGTACTTTCACTGAATCACTATAA
- the pflA gene encoding pyruvate formate lyase 1-activating protein: MSVGRIHSFETCGTVDGPGIRFIVFLQGCLMRCMYCHNRDTWDTHDGKEVTVAELIEEAKSYRHFMKASGGGITCSGGEAMLQPEFVRDFFRAAQAEGIHTCLDTNGYIRKHTDVIDEVLEASDLVMLDLKQMKDDVHKEFIGVSNTRVLDFARYLHKIGQKTWIRYVIVPGYTDDEESAHLLGDFIKDMNNIEKIELLPYHKLGAHKWEALGHDYPLEGVNPPSKETMEKMVEILSQYHNNVKY; this comes from the coding sequence ATGTCTGTAGGTCGTATTCACTCTTTTGAAACATGTGGAACTGTTGATGGTCCTGGTATTCGCTTTATTGTTTTCTTGCAAGGCTGTTTAATGCGTTGTATGTATTGCCACAACCGTGATACTTGGGATACACATGATGGTAAAGAAGTGACTGTTGCTGAATTGATTGAAGAAGCAAAAAGCTATCGTCACTTTATGAAAGCCTCAGGAGGCGGTATTACTTGTTCAGGCGGTGAAGCAATGTTACAACCTGAATTTGTACGTGATTTTTTCCGTGCAGCTCAAGCAGAAGGCATCCATACTTGTTTAGATACCAATGGGTATATTCGTAAACACACTGATGTGATTGATGAAGTTTTAGAAGCATCAGATCTTGTTATGCTTGATCTAAAACAGATGAAAGATGACGTCCATAAAGAATTCATTGGTGTATCAAATACTCGAGTTCTTGATTTTGCACGTTACCTTCATAAGATTGGCCAAAAAACATGGATCCGTTACGTTATTGTTCCTGGCTATACTGATGACGAAGAATCGGCACACCTTCTAGGTGATTTTATTAAAGATATGAATAACATTGAAAAAATAGAATTACTTCCGTACCACAAATTAGGTGCCCATAAATGGGAAGCTTTAGGCCATGACTACCCTCTTGAAGGCGTTAATCCACCATCAAAAGAAACGATGGAAAAAATGGTCGAAATCCTAAGCCAATACCACAACAACGTAAAATATTAA
- a CDS encoding cupin domain-containing protein, protein MYQLSFSLQEFLSEYWQKKPVIIKGGFENFQDPVTPEELAGLTLENDVDSRFISNANNEWKAEHGPLSEELYETLGETNWSIIVQAANHWHEGAAELFKPFKQMPNWLFDDIMISYSVPHGGVGPHIDQYDVFIIQGQGKRHWRVGDIGEYQEEHRHSALKQITGFEPIIDQILEPGDILYIPPGFPHDGYALEPSMSYSAGFRSPKEQELISNFADFIIENEKGDVHYHNPELSTQSHGSEITTRSFADLKAMMLNAMSDEQTLKQFMGEYLSNSRHHLNIIPDSEKWTTEELLNYLHSGQALIKVAGVRSFYHEVESCEENMTLFIDGESYVFPLKMKNDVVTLCEANKVTLNNIEQLLLDPHSVANLLQLVNIGYFYAE, encoded by the coding sequence ATGTACCAATTAAGTTTTTCGCTACAAGAGTTCCTATCTGAGTATTGGCAAAAGAAACCTGTGATCATCAAAGGCGGATTTGAGAACTTTCAAGATCCTGTTACTCCAGAAGAACTAGCAGGACTGACCTTAGAAAACGACGTCGATTCTCGATTCATTTCTAACGCTAATAACGAATGGAAAGCAGAGCACGGGCCTTTATCTGAAGAGCTTTATGAAACTCTTGGAGAGACCAATTGGTCTATTATCGTCCAAGCAGCTAATCACTGGCACGAAGGCGCAGCAGAATTGTTCAAGCCTTTTAAACAAATGCCCAATTGGTTATTTGATGACATCATGATCAGCTACTCAGTGCCTCATGGCGGTGTTGGTCCACATATTGATCAATATGATGTATTTATCATTCAAGGTCAGGGAAAACGTCATTGGCGTGTTGGCGATATCGGTGAATATCAAGAAGAACATAGACATTCTGCATTGAAACAAATTACTGGATTTGAACCGATTATCGATCAAATTCTAGAGCCTGGTGACATTCTTTATATTCCACCAGGCTTCCCACATGATGGCTACGCCTTAGAGCCATCTATGAGTTATTCAGCAGGTTTTCGTTCTCCAAAAGAACAAGAGTTAATCAGTAATTTTGCTGACTTCATTATTGAAAATGAAAAAGGTGATGTTCATTATCATAACCCTGAACTCTCGACACAAAGTCATGGTAGCGAAATCACAACAAGAAGCTTTGCAGACTTAAAAGCGATGATGTTAAACGCAATGTCAGATGAACAAACGCTAAAGCAGTTTATGGGAGAGTACTTAAGTAACTCTCGCCATCATTTAAATATCATTCCAGATTCTGAAAAGTGGACAACTGAAGAGTTGCTTAATTACTTACATTCAGGTCAAGCATTGATCAAAGTAGCAGGCGTCCGCTCGTTTTACCATGAAGTAGAATCATGTGAAGAAAACATGACTCTTTTTATTGATGGTGAAAGTTATGTTTTCCCATTAAAAATGAAAAATGATGTGGTTACATTATGTGAAGCTAATAAGGTAACACTGAACAATATTGAACAGCTTTTACTAGACCCTCATTCAGTCGCTAATTTACTTCAACTGGTAAATATCGGTTATTTTTACGCGGAATAG
- the oppF gene encoding murein tripeptide/oligopeptide ABC transporter ATP binding protein OppF — protein MSADKNLILDVKNLKVHFSIAAKSVWPWAKPANLKAVDGVNVRLYEGETLGVVGESGCGKSTFARAIIGLVEATDGEVVWLGEDLTKLEDEPLRQKRKEIQMIFQDPLASLNPRMTVGDIIAEPLQTFYPKLTKDEVKDRVKEMMAKVGLLPNVINRYPHEFSGGQCQRIGIARALILKPKMIICDEPVSALDVSIQAQVVNLLKELQKELGLSLVFIAHDLSVVKHISDRVLVMYLGNEVELGESDALFSNPKHPYTKALMSAVPIPDPKLERAKTIEMLEGDLPSPINPPSGCVFRTRCPQATDACAETKPELKGNDVHAVSCLAVTDI, from the coding sequence ATGTCAGCAGATAAAAATTTAATTCTAGATGTAAAGAACCTTAAAGTGCATTTTAGTATTGCAGCGAAATCAGTATGGCCTTGGGCTAAACCTGCAAACTTAAAAGCGGTTGATGGTGTTAACGTTCGTTTGTATGAAGGTGAAACACTGGGTGTTGTTGGTGAATCTGGTTGTGGTAAATCAACCTTTGCTCGTGCCATTATTGGTTTAGTTGAAGCGACAGATGGTGAAGTAGTTTGGTTAGGAGAAGATCTGACTAAATTAGAAGATGAACCACTTCGTCAAAAGCGCAAAGAAATACAAATGATATTCCAAGATCCTTTGGCATCATTAAATCCTCGTATGACAGTTGGTGATATTATTGCTGAGCCATTACAAACTTTTTATCCAAAGTTAACAAAAGATGAAGTGAAGGATAGAGTTAAAGAGATGATGGCTAAGGTGGGATTATTACCTAATGTGATAAACCGTTATCCTCATGAATTTTCTGGCGGACAATGTCAGCGTATTGGTATTGCACGAGCGCTTATTTTAAAACCTAAGATGATCATTTGTGATGAGCCAGTATCGGCTTTGGATGTATCAATTCAAGCACAGGTAGTCAACTTACTTAAAGAGCTTCAAAAAGAACTTGGTTTAAGCTTAGTCTTTATTGCTCATGATTTATCGGTTGTGAAGCATATTTCAGATCGTGTTCTAGTTATGTATTTAGGTAACGAAGTTGAACTTGGTGAGTCTGACGCGTTATTTAGTAATCCTAAACACCCTTATACAAAAGCCTTGATGTCAGCCGTTCCAATTCCTGATCCAAAGCTAGAAAGAGCAAAAACGATTGAAATGCTAGAAGGGGATTTACCATCTCCAATCAATCCACCATCTGGATGTGTGTTCCGTACACGTTGTCCTCAAGCAACAGATGCATGTGCAGAAACAAAGCCTGAACTAAAAGGCAACGATGTACATGCAGTATCGTGTTTGGCGGTAACAGACATTTAA
- a CDS encoding ABC transporter ATP-binding protein, translated as MSLLDVKDLRVEFTTQDGNVTAVNDLNFSLKQGETLGIVGESGSGKSQTVFALMGLLAKNGIITGSAKFEGKEILNLPEKELNSIRAEQMAMIFQDPMTSLNPYMKVSEQLMEVLMLHKGMGKAEAFEESVRMLEAVKIPEARKRITMYPHEFSGGMRQRVMIAMALLCRPKLLIADEPTTALDVTVQAQIMELLNELKSEFNTAIIMITHDLGVVAGSCDKVLVMYAGRTMEYGTVNEIFYEPSHPYAEGLLKAIPRLDTEGEILPTIPGNPPNLLRLPTGCPYQERCHRVMDRCKQEAPILLPFGQDRLRACFSDQETW; from the coding sequence ATGAGTTTATTAGATGTAAAAGATCTGCGAGTAGAGTTCACCACACAAGATGGTAATGTAACGGCAGTAAATGATTTAAACTTCTCACTAAAACAAGGTGAGACATTAGGTATTGTTGGTGAATCAGGTTCAGGTAAATCACAAACTGTATTTGCCTTAATGGGATTATTAGCTAAAAACGGTATTATTACTGGTAGCGCAAAATTTGAAGGAAAAGAGATCCTTAACCTTCCAGAAAAAGAACTGAACAGTATTCGTGCTGAACAGATGGCGATGATCTTCCAAGATCCAATGACGTCACTTAACCCATACATGAAAGTAAGTGAGCAATTAATGGAAGTGCTCATGCTACATAAAGGCATGGGTAAAGCAGAAGCATTTGAAGAGTCTGTTCGAATGTTAGAAGCGGTTAAAATACCAGAAGCTCGTAAACGTATTACAATGTACCCACATGAATTTTCGGGTGGTATGCGCCAGCGTGTGATGATTGCGATGGCATTGCTTTGTCGTCCGAAACTCCTTATTGCTGATGAACCAACTACCGCGTTAGATGTAACGGTACAAGCACAAATAATGGAATTATTGAATGAGCTGAAAAGTGAATTTAATACAGCGATTATTATGATTACTCACGATCTTGGTGTTGTTGCTGGTTCTTGTGACAAAGTGCTTGTTATGTATGCTGGTCGTACAATGGAATACGGCACAGTAAATGAAATATTTTACGAACCAAGCCACCCTTATGCTGAGGGGTTATTAAAAGCGATTCCTCGTTTAGATACGGAAGGGGAAATCTTACCGACTATTCCAGGTAACCCACCCAATTTACTCCGTTTACCTACCGGCTGTCCTTACCAAGAACGATGTCATCGTGTTATGGACCGTTGTAAGCAAGAAGCTCCGATCTTATTGCCGTTTGGTCAAGATCGTTTACGTGCTTGTTTTTCTGATCAGGAGACGTGGTAA
- the oppC gene encoding oligopeptide ABC transporter permease OppC — protein sequence MLTKKENLEAIEKFSESLEIEGRSLWQDARIRFMRNKAAMISLFILTLMTLAVIFLPMFSQYAYDDTDWYALHQGPSMSHLFGTDSLGRDLFVRTLVGGRISLMVGILGALVAVLIGTLYGATSGFVGGKVDRVMMRFIEILYAVPFMFLVIVLVTFFGRNIVLIFVAIGAIAWLDMARIVRGQTLSLRSKEFIEAAHVCGVSKWGIITRHIVPNVLGIVAVYSTLLIPSMILTESFLSFLGLGVQEPMTSWGALLQEGSQTMEVAIWQLTFPALFMVVTLFCFNYVGDGLRDALDPKDR from the coding sequence ATGTTAACGAAAAAAGAAAATTTAGAAGCGATTGAAAAATTCTCTGAAAGTTTGGAGATTGAGGGTCGCAGTCTATGGCAAGACGCACGAATCCGCTTTATGCGAAACAAAGCGGCAATGATCAGTTTGTTTATTCTTACATTGATGACTTTGGCTGTAATTTTCCTGCCGATGTTTAGTCAATATGCTTATGATGATACGGATTGGTATGCACTACACCAAGGTCCAAGCATGTCACACTTATTTGGAACGGACAGCTTAGGTCGTGATTTATTTGTTCGTACCTTAGTTGGCGGACGAATTTCATTGATGGTTGGTATTCTAGGTGCATTAGTTGCTGTACTAATTGGAACGCTTTACGGAGCAACATCTGGCTTTGTTGGTGGTAAAGTTGACCGAGTAATGATGCGTTTTATTGAAATCCTATACGCTGTGCCTTTTATGTTTTTGGTTATCGTATTAGTAACATTTTTTGGGCGTAATATCGTTCTTATCTTTGTTGCTATTGGTGCAATTGCTTGGCTTGATATGGCTCGTATTGTTCGTGGTCAAACACTTAGCTTACGTAGTAAAGAGTTTATTGAAGCAGCACACGTGTGTGGTGTGAGTAAGTGGGGCATCATCACTCGTCATATCGTACCAAACGTACTAGGTATTGTTGCTGTTTATTCAACATTACTTATCCCGAGTATGATCCTAACTGAATCTTTCCTATCTTTCCTTGGTCTAGGTGTTCAAGAGCCGATGACTAGTTGGGGCGCCTTACTTCAAGAAGGTTCTCAAACTATGGAAGTGGCAATTTGGCAGTTAACTTTCCCAGCTTTATTTATGGTCGTTACCTTGTTCTGCTTTAACTATGTAGGTGATGGTTTACGTGATGCGCTGGATCCAAAAGACAGATAA
- a CDS encoding ABC transporter substrate-binding protein: MYKNKITQAILLGGLSLALAGCGDKTAEQPVKQTKPAEKPESTEVVYADVQELVRGNGTEVATLDPHKSQGVPESHVIRDLLEGLVNQDADGNTIPGVAESWETTDNKKFVFHLRKDAKWSNGDPVTADDFVYSFQRAVDPMTASPYSWYMEYTKMANAKDIVAGKKDKSELGVKAIDAHTLEVQLETAVPYFVKMMGHTTVKPVHKATIEKFGDQWTKPGNFVGNGAFVVNDWVVNERLELVRNEQYWDNKDTKLTKVTFLPIENQVSEMNRFLSGELDFTNELPVEHFKRLQKEEPDSVSVVGSLCTYYYSFNTKKKPFDDVRVRKAISYAIDRSIVSDVILGQGQKPAYFLTPEITAGFNPELPAYGKMTQDERNAEAKRLLTEAGFGPENPLKFTLLYNTSENHKKIAVAAGSMWKKTLGLEVVLENQEWKTYLDSKDQGQFEVARAGWCGDYNEASAFLTLMVSKNTTGGQHYGSAEYDALIEKALASTSEEERNAIYLEAEKLLAKDMPIAPIYQYVKSRLLSPQVGGFPTGNAEEKIYSKDLYIKAK; this comes from the coding sequence ATGTATAAGAATAAAATTACACAAGCGATTTTGCTTGGTGGCCTGTCACTAGCACTTGCTGGCTGTGGAGATAAAACCGCAGAGCAACCTGTCAAACAAACGAAACCTGCTGAAAAACCTGAATCAACTGAAGTCGTATATGCAGATGTACAAGAGTTGGTTCGTGGTAATGGTACTGAGGTTGCGACTTTAGACCCTCATAAATCCCAAGGTGTTCCTGAATCTCACGTTATCCGTGATCTATTAGAAGGTCTTGTAAATCAAGATGCTGACGGTAATACGATCCCAGGTGTTGCAGAAAGTTGGGAAACAACAGATAACAAAAAATTTGTATTCCATTTACGTAAAGATGCTAAATGGTCAAATGGTGATCCTGTAACTGCTGATGATTTTGTATACAGTTTCCAAAGAGCAGTCGATCCAATGACAGCATCACCATACTCTTGGTATATGGAATATACTAAGATGGCAAATGCAAAAGACATTGTTGCTGGTAAGAAAGATAAGAGTGAACTTGGCGTTAAAGCGATTGATGCTCATACTCTAGAAGTTCAACTTGAGACTGCTGTTCCTTATTTCGTAAAAATGATGGGCCACACGACAGTGAAGCCTGTTCATAAAGCAACAATTGAAAAATTTGGAGATCAATGGACTAAACCAGGTAATTTTGTTGGTAATGGTGCATTCGTTGTTAATGACTGGGTTGTAAATGAACGCCTAGAACTTGTTCGTAATGAACAATACTGGGACAACAAAGATACTAAATTAACTAAGGTTACGTTCTTACCTATCGAAAATCAGGTTTCAGAAATGAACCGCTTCTTATCTGGAGAGTTAGACTTTACTAATGAACTTCCAGTTGAACACTTTAAACGTCTACAAAAAGAAGAACCTGATTCAGTTTCTGTTGTAGGTAGCTTATGTACTTACTACTACTCGTTTAATACTAAGAAAAAACCGTTTGATGATGTTCGTGTCCGTAAAGCGATTTCTTACGCTATTGACCGTTCTATTGTTTCCGACGTAATTCTAGGTCAAGGCCAAAAACCAGCTTATTTCTTAACACCTGAGATTACTGCTGGCTTCAATCCTGAACTTCCTGCTTATGGCAAAATGACTCAAGATGAACGTAATGCAGAAGCAAAACGTTTATTAACAGAAGCGGGCTTTGGTCCTGAGAATCCACTTAAATTTACACTGCTGTACAACACTTCTGAAAACCATAAGAAGATCGCTGTGGCAGCTGGCTCTATGTGGAAAAAGACACTTGGGCTAGAAGTTGTTTTAGAAAACCAAGAGTGGAAAACATACCTAGATTCTAAAGATCAAGGTCAGTTTGAAGTGGCTCGTGCGGGTTGGTGTGGCGATTATAATGAAGCCTCAGCTTTCCTAACATTAATGGTAAGTAAAAATACGACTGGTGGCCAACATTACGGTAGTGCAGAGTATGATGCATTGATTGAAAAAGCATTAGCATCAACTTCTGAAGAAGAGCGTAATGCTATCTATTTAGAAGCAGAGAAACTACTAGCTAAAGATATGCCGATTGCTCCTATCTATCAGTATGTTAAATCTCGTTTATTATCCCCACAAGTAGGTGGCTTCCCAACGGGCAATGCGGAAGAAAAAATCTACTCGAAAGATCTATATATTAAAGCTAAGTAA